In the Solanum pennellii chromosome 5, SPENNV200 genome, one interval contains:
- the LOC107019777 gene encoding phospholipase A(1) DAD1, chloroplastic-like: MEFQGIKNWEGLLDPLDDDLRKEILRYGEFVEAAYRCFDFDMSSPTYATCLYPKSSMLTDSGLDKTGYKVIKNLYATCVVQMPRWTKKTFPNLASPRSSWIGYVAVCDDEKEITRLGRRDVVIAYRGTATSSEWLENLRATLTCLPDDMTTFDENYDQPMVQSGLLNLYTTNTQCDQSLQDTIREEIGKIVNKYSDEVLSITITGHSLGAALATLTACDITTKFSNAPIVSVVSFGGPRVGNKSFRCLLEKNGTNILRIVNSDDPITKVPGFVIDDDIDDMAETHVASTRMPSWLQKCMEDTQWVYAEVGKELRLSSNNLCPQIINKGNVAMCHDLKTYLYLLDNFVKADHKREKPIEKSGWPSD, from the coding sequence ATGGAATTTCAAGGGATTAAGAATTGGGAAGGCTTGCTTGATCCGCTTGATGATGATCTCCGTAAGGAGATCTTGAGGTACGGGGAATTCGTTGAGGCAGCCTATCGTTGCTTCGACTTTGACATGTCATCACCCACGTACGCCACATGTCTTTATCCTAAGAGTTCAATGCTGACAGACTCTGGACTGGACAAGACCGGCTATAAGGTGATCAAGAACTTGTACGCCACGTGCGTGGTCCAAATGCCACGATGGACTAAAAAGACGTTCCCGAACCTAGCGTCCCCGCGATCCAGCTGGATCGGTTACGTGGCCGTTTGCGACGACGAAAAAGAGATCACTAGGCTTGGGCGCCGCGACGTGGTGATCGCTTATCGGGGTACCGCCACCTCATCTGAATGGCTCGAGAATTTACGCGCCACGTTGACTTGCTTACCAGACGACATGACGACGTTCGACGAAAACTACGATCAACCCATGGTACAAAGTGGACTCTTGAACTTATACACAACAAACACCCAATGTGACCAAAGTTTGCAAGACACAATTAGAGAAGAAATTGGCAAGATTGTTAATAAATATAGTGATGAGGTATTAAGTATAACTATTACAGGACATAGTCTTGGTGCTGCCCTAGCAACATTAACAGCGTGTGATATTACAACAAAATTTAGTAACGCACCCATAGTGAGTGTTGTATCATTTGGAGGGCCTAGAGTTGGAAACAAAAGTTTTCGATGCCTATTAGAGAAAAATGGTACAAATATTCTCCGAATCGTCAACTCCGACGATCCCATTACAAAAGTTCCGGGATTCGTCATCGACGACGATATTGATGACATGGCGGAAACCCACGTGGCGTCCACGAGGATGCCAAGCTGGCTACAAAAGTGCATGGAGGATACCCAATGGGTGTATGCTGAGGTAGGCAAAGAACTTAGATTAAGTAGCAACAATTTATGTCCACAAATAATAAACAAAGGGAATGTTGCCATGTGTCACGATCTCAAGACATATCTATACTTACTTGACAATTTTGTAAAAGCGGACCACAAGAGAGAGAAACCCATCGAAAAGTCGGGATGGCCTAGTGATTAA